From a single Sus scrofa isolate TJ Tabasco breed Duroc chromosome 13, Sscrofa11.1, whole genome shotgun sequence genomic region:
- the UBE2G2 gene encoding ubiquitin-conjugating enzyme E2 G2 isoform X1, producing MAGTALKRLMAEYKQLTLNPPEGIVAGPMNEENFFEWEALIMGPEDTCFEFGVFPAVLSFPLDYPLSPPKMRFTCEMFHPNIYPDGRVCISILHAPGDDPMGYESSAERWSPVQSVEKILLSVVSMLAEPNDESGANVDASKMWRDDREQFYKIAKQIVQKSLGL from the exons aattAACACTGAATCCCCCGGAAGGAATTGTGGCAG GCCCCATGAATGAAGAGAATTTCTTTGAATGGGAGGCGTTGATCAT GGGCCCCGAAGACACCTGTTTTGAGTTTGGGGTTTTTCCGGCCGTCCTGAGCTTCCCGCTGGATTACCCGTTGAGCCCTCCGAAGATGAGGTTTACCTGTGAGATGTTCCACCCCAACA TCTACCCCGACGGCAGAGTTTGCATTTCCATCCTGCACGCCCCGGGCGACGACCCCATGGGCTACGAGAGCAGCGCCGAGCGGTGGAGCCCCGTGCAGAGCGTGGAGAAGATCCTGCTGTCGGTGGTGAGCATGCTGGCAG AGCCCAACGACGAGAGCGGCGCCAACGTGGACGCCTCCAAGATGTGGCGGGACGACCGCGAGCAGTTCTACAAGATCGCCAAGCAGATCGTGCAGAAGTCGCTGGGGCTCTGA
- the UBE2G2 gene encoding ubiquitin-conjugating enzyme E2 G2 isoform X2, which translates to MRFTCEMFHPNIYPDGRVCISILHAPGDDPMGYESSAERWSPVQSVEKILLSVVSMLAEPNDESGANVDASKMWRDDREQFYKIAKQIVQKSLGL; encoded by the exons ATGAGGTTTACCTGTGAGATGTTCCACCCCAACA TCTACCCCGACGGCAGAGTTTGCATTTCCATCCTGCACGCCCCGGGCGACGACCCCATGGGCTACGAGAGCAGCGCCGAGCGGTGGAGCCCCGTGCAGAGCGTGGAGAAGATCCTGCTGTCGGTGGTGAGCATGCTGGCAG AGCCCAACGACGAGAGCGGCGCCAACGTGGACGCCTCCAAGATGTGGCGGGACGACCGCGAGCAGTTCTACAAGATCGCCAAGCAGATCGTGCAGAAGTCGCTGGGGCTCTGA